One window of Hymenobacter sp. BRD128 genomic DNA carries:
- a CDS encoding M1 family metallopeptidase: protein MKKRFLAPLLAGAAVLLAGAAQAQPNAPVPTGPLPPYNARALFNPDYLNQVGPATRTAGGQPSATYWQNAADYQIAASLDDKAARVTASVTITYTNNSPDALPFVWVYLDQNLYRADSRGSATTPVAGSRFGNGARGFQGGDSLQTVNIELHGKKMKANYRVQDTRMQIILPEPMKPHGDKLKISIAYGFNIPEYGSDRLGRLKTQNGEIFEVAQWYPRMAVYDDVEGWNTLPYMTAEFYLEYGNFDYTINVPANLIVGGSGQLVNPTEVLTAAQQKRLAQAAGSDQTVIVRGPDEVTQAGSRPSGRNGRLTWHFKCQQARDVAWAASSAFVWDAAKMNLPSGRKSLAMSLYPVEAAQDTAWSRSTEYVKKSIEFNSKQWYEFTYPVATNVAGVVGGMEYPGIVFCGAKARKGQLWSVTDHEFGHNWFPMIVGSNERKYPWMDEGFNTFINILSTKNFNNGEYKAIEDVETRTTPGIVRALQDPNMDTPYTVPDVTQARNLGFAAYSKTGFGLYLLRQEILGPERFDYAFRSYIRRWAFKHPTPRDFFRTMNNVAGEDLTWFYHEWFFENWQLDQAVNSVAYVNQDPSKGALITIENKGQMAMPVTAELTEASGKKTTVHLPVEIWQRGGTWTFRANTTTPLTQVVLNPTNLLPDANRFNNTWRALKLPE from the coding sequence ATGAAAAAACGCTTTCTTGCCCCGCTGCTGGCCGGCGCGGCCGTCCTGCTGGCCGGGGCTGCCCAGGCCCAGCCCAACGCGCCGGTCCCCACCGGCCCCCTGCCTCCTTATAATGCCCGGGCACTCTTTAACCCCGACTACCTCAACCAGGTGGGGCCGGCCACGCGCACGGCCGGCGGCCAGCCCAGCGCCACCTACTGGCAGAACGCGGCCGACTACCAGATTGCGGCCAGCCTCGACGACAAGGCGGCCCGCGTGACCGCCAGCGTCACCATCACCTACACCAACAACAGCCCCGACGCGCTGCCCTTCGTGTGGGTGTACCTCGACCAGAACCTGTACCGGGCCGACTCGCGCGGGTCGGCCACGACGCCGGTGGCGGGCAGCCGCTTCGGCAACGGGGCGCGCGGCTTTCAGGGCGGCGACTCGTTGCAGACGGTCAACATTGAGCTGCACGGCAAAAAAATGAAGGCCAATTACCGCGTGCAGGATACGCGGATGCAAATCATCCTGCCCGAACCCATGAAGCCGCACGGCGACAAGCTCAAAATCAGCATCGCCTACGGGTTTAATATTCCCGAATACGGCTCCGACCGGCTCGGCCGCCTCAAGACCCAGAACGGCGAAATCTTTGAGGTGGCGCAGTGGTACCCGCGCATGGCCGTGTACGACGACGTGGAGGGCTGGAACACGCTGCCCTACATGACGGCCGAGTTTTACCTCGAATACGGCAATTTCGACTACACCATCAACGTGCCGGCCAACCTCATCGTGGGCGGCTCGGGCCAGCTCGTGAACCCCACCGAGGTGCTCACCGCCGCCCAGCAAAAGCGCCTGGCCCAGGCCGCCGGCTCGGACCAGACCGTGATAGTGCGCGGCCCCGATGAGGTGACGCAGGCCGGCTCGCGCCCCAGCGGCCGAAACGGCCGCCTCACCTGGCACTTCAAGTGCCAGCAGGCGCGCGACGTGGCCTGGGCCGCGTCGTCGGCCTTCGTATGGGATGCCGCCAAGATGAACCTGCCCAGCGGCCGCAAGTCGCTGGCCATGTCGCTCTACCCGGTGGAAGCGGCCCAGGACACCGCCTGGAGCCGCAGCACCGAGTACGTGAAAAAGAGCATCGAATTCAACTCGAAGCAGTGGTACGAATTCACCTACCCGGTGGCCACCAACGTGGCCGGCGTGGTGGGCGGCATGGAGTACCCGGGCATCGTGTTTTGCGGCGCGAAGGCCCGCAAAGGCCAGCTATGGAGCGTGACCGACCACGAGTTTGGTCACAACTGGTTTCCGATGATTGTGGGCTCCAACGAGCGCAAGTACCCGTGGATGGACGAGGGCTTCAACACCTTTATCAACATCTTATCCACCAAGAACTTCAATAACGGCGAGTATAAGGCTATCGAGGACGTTGAAACCCGCACTACGCCCGGCATCGTGCGGGCGCTGCAAGACCCCAATATGGACACGCCCTACACCGTGCCCGACGTGACGCAGGCCCGCAACCTGGGCTTCGCGGCGTACTCCAAAACGGGCTTCGGCCTGTACCTGCTGCGTCAGGAAATCCTGGGCCCCGAGCGCTTCGACTACGCCTTCCGCAGCTACATCCGGCGCTGGGCCTTCAAGCACCCCACGCCGCGCGATTTTTTCCGCACCATGAACAACGTGGCCGGCGAAGACCTGACGTGGTTTTACCACGAGTGGTTTTTCGAGAACTGGCAGCTCGACCAGGCCGTGAACTCGGTAGCCTACGTGAACCAGGACCCCAGCAAGGGCGCGCTCATCACCATCGAGAATAAAGGCCAGATGGCCATGCCCGTGACGGCCGAACTCACGGAGGCTAGCGGCAAAAAAACCACCGTGCACCTGCCGGTCGAAATCTGGCAGCGCGGCGGCACCTGGACTTTCCGGGCCAACACCACCACGCCGCTCACGCAGGTAGTGCTCAACCCCACCAACCTGCTGCCCGACGCCAACCGCTTTAACAACACCTGGCGGGCCCTGAAGCTGCCCGAATAG
- a CDS encoding alpha-amylase family glycosyl hydrolase, translated as MTDTDHPLASRFTVRHPEWAANATIYEVNVRNYTPEGTFRAFEAHLPRLAKLGVVIVWLMPIHPIGAVGRKGSLGSPYAVRDYFGVNEEFGTLADLQHLVQTAHALGLKVILDWVANHTSRDNALITQHPNWYRHDAQGQLVPPVADWTDVVALDYTNREMRAYMIEALTYWVREADIDGYRCDVAGLVPTDFWDEARPALEAIKPVFMLAEWDELYPSGGLTWEEFNSDTKLLERAFDMSFGLRLHYLLDHIAEGKASLADIDTYLAAEREKYPPTTYLMHFTSNHDVNSWDGTEYERLGPLALPFAVLAALLPGMPMLYSGQEAGLKRRLAFFERDPIDWAELPLQDFYTKLLQLKKRHPALRNGDPGSQFQRLAGPAGLYGFVREKNGSAVVVLINATVEPLALPGQKTLINPQKGLFDVFSGEQCTLAQAKARTVPAHGWRVLRTRD; from the coding sequence ATGACTGACACCGACCATCCGCTAGCCTCCCGCTTCACCGTGCGCCACCCCGAGTGGGCCGCCAACGCCACGATTTACGAAGTAAATGTGCGCAACTACACGCCCGAGGGCACCTTTCGGGCTTTTGAGGCGCACCTGCCACGGCTGGCCAAGCTGGGCGTCGTTATCGTGTGGCTGATGCCGATTCACCCGATTGGGGCGGTGGGGCGCAAGGGTTCGCTGGGCTCGCCCTACGCGGTGCGGGACTATTTCGGGGTGAACGAAGAGTTTGGCACCCTGGCCGATTTGCAGCACCTTGTACAAACGGCCCACGCCCTGGGCCTCAAGGTGATACTGGACTGGGTGGCCAACCACACGAGCCGCGACAACGCCCTCATTACCCAGCACCCCAACTGGTACCGGCACGATGCCCAGGGCCAGCTCGTGCCGCCCGTGGCCGACTGGACCGACGTGGTGGCCCTCGATTACACCAACCGCGAAATGCGCGCCTACATGATTGAGGCGCTCACGTATTGGGTGCGCGAGGCTGACATTGATGGCTACCGCTGCGACGTGGCCGGGCTGGTGCCCACCGACTTCTGGGACGAGGCCCGGCCCGCGCTGGAAGCCATAAAACCCGTTTTCATGCTGGCCGAATGGGACGAATTGTATCCCTCGGGCGGCCTTACCTGGGAGGAATTTAATTCCGACACCAAGCTGCTGGAGCGGGCCTTCGACATGAGCTTTGGCCTGCGCCTGCACTACCTGCTCGACCACATCGCCGAGGGCAAGGCCAGCCTGGCCGACATCGACACCTACCTGGCCGCCGAGCGCGAGAAGTACCCGCCCACCACCTACCTCATGCACTTCACCAGCAACCACGACGTGAATAGTTGGGACGGTACCGAGTACGAGCGACTAGGGCCGCTGGCGCTGCCCTTTGCCGTGCTCGCGGCGCTGCTGCCGGGCATGCCCATGCTGTATAGTGGCCAGGAGGCGGGGCTGAAGCGCCGGCTAGCCTTCTTCGAGCGCGACCCTATCGACTGGGCCGAGCTGCCGCTGCAAGACTTCTACACCAAGCTGTTGCAGCTTAAAAAGCGCCACCCGGCCCTGCGCAACGGCGACCCCGGCAGCCAGTTTCAGCGCCTGGCCGGGCCGGCTGGGCTCTACGGCTTCGTGCGCGAAAAGAATGGCTCGGCGGTAGTTGTGCTCATCAATGCCACGGTCGAGCCGCTGGCGCTACCGGGCCAGAAAACACTTATCAATCCCCAAAAAGGCTTGTTCGACGTGTTCAGCGGCGAGCAGTGCACGCTGGCCCAGGCCAAGGCGCGCACCGTGCCGGCCCACGGCTGGCGCGTGCTGCGCACCCGCGACTAG
- a CDS encoding alpha/beta hydrolase-fold protein, translating to MKQLLLLWLCILTTLTRAQTVKNNTIVIGRVDSVTSSVLNEKRKLWVYVPAGANDPTYAQQRYPVLYVLDGDAHFASVMGMVQQLSQVNGNTVLPEMIVVGIPNTNRTRDLTPTHVTSAPGLPAEALKSSGGGENFTAFLEKELIPYVDAHYPTVPHRTLVGHSFGGLLVMNTLLHHPALFDNYVALDPSMWWDGQKLLREAPGLLAQPGLAGRALFVGIANTMPTGFDTVQVRRDTSSATDFMRSKLSLRDELARHSGNGLRVRSKYYPNDTHGSVPLPATYDALRFLFQAYAPSPAALYDLSEPGSKIQPAAFVEAHYQRVSAAMGYPVLPPEPMVNSLAYYLLQSNQAAHALAMFQLNARNYPTSFNVHDSLGDYYSAQKQPALAIAAYTKALQLKDTPDTRQKLSKLRAKK from the coding sequence ATGAAACAACTTCTTCTGCTATGGCTCTGCATCCTAACCACGCTGACGCGGGCGCAAACCGTTAAGAACAACACCATCGTAATCGGCCGCGTCGATAGCGTGACTTCTAGCGTGCTCAACGAAAAGCGCAAGCTGTGGGTGTACGTGCCGGCCGGCGCCAACGACCCTACCTATGCCCAGCAGCGCTACCCGGTGCTGTACGTGCTCGATGGCGATGCGCATTTTGCCTCCGTGATGGGCATGGTGCAGCAACTAAGCCAAGTCAACGGCAACACGGTATTACCCGAGATGATTGTGGTGGGCATTCCGAACACCAACCGCACCCGCGACCTTACGCCTACCCACGTAACTAGTGCCCCGGGCCTGCCGGCTGAGGCGCTGAAAAGCTCCGGTGGCGGCGAAAACTTTACGGCGTTTTTAGAAAAGGAGCTGATTCCCTACGTCGATGCCCACTACCCCACCGTGCCCCACCGCACGCTGGTGGGCCATTCGTTTGGCGGCCTGCTGGTGATGAACACGCTGCTGCACCACCCTGCTTTGTTTGACAATTACGTGGCCCTCGACCCCAGCATGTGGTGGGATGGGCAGAAGCTGCTGCGGGAGGCTCCTGGCCTGCTGGCCCAGCCGGGGCTGGCCGGCCGGGCGCTGTTTGTGGGCATTGCCAACACGATGCCGACGGGCTTCGACACGGTGCAGGTGCGCCGCGACACGTCTTCGGCCACCGATTTTATGCGCTCCAAGCTGAGCCTGCGCGACGAATTGGCCCGCCACTCCGGCAACGGCCTGCGCGTGCGGTCCAAGTACTACCCCAACGATACCCACGGCTCGGTGCCGCTGCCCGCTACCTACGACGCGCTGCGCTTTCTGTTCCAGGCCTACGCCCCGTCGCCGGCGGCGCTTTACGATTTGTCTGAGCCCGGCTCGAAAATCCAGCCCGCCGCCTTTGTGGAGGCACACTACCAGCGTGTATCGGCCGCGATGGGCTACCCCGTGCTGCCGCCCGAGCCAATGGTGAACAGCCTCGCCTACTACTTGCTGCAAAGCAACCAGGCCGCCCACGCCCTGGCCATGTTCCAGCTTAATGCGCGTAATTATCCCACCAGCTTCAATGTGCACGACAGCTTGGGCGACTACTACAGTGCGCAGAAGCAGCCCGCGCTGGCTATTGCCGCCTATACCAAAGCGTTGCAGCTAAAAGACACCCCCGACACCCGGCAAAAGCTCAGCAAGCTAAGAGCCAAAAAGTAG
- a CDS encoding alpha-amylase family glycosyl hydrolase, which translates to MLLPTLHRPGRVLLGLLGLAACSPPDPASQADTAIPANCRPPAPFTIQHPAWATNASLYQVNVRQYTPEGTFRAFEKHLPRLQKMGVSVLWLMPVQPIGEVKRKGKLGSQYSLRDYRSVNAEFGSLADLQHLINEAHKLGMHVILDWVANHTSWDSELSKQHPDWFTHDAKGNFVPPVADWQDVIDLDYSKPGLRQYMAESMAYWVKDVGFDGFRCDVAGLVPTDFWDSTRAALEKIKPVFMLAEWDELHDPPFLPKGTFTPHTHLLEKAFDATYALKLHYLLDSVAQGKRPVAALPGYFAAERRMYPAGVYLMNFTSSHDVNSWDNPEGVRLGANAQALAVLTALVPGIPLVYSGQEADSTKKLRFFDKDTIQWNGYPLNAFYAALLHLKQNSPALRNGDACAKFTILPAPADCFVFERASGDGRAKTWVAVNLGAQSQTLAHPAETVTDAFADVGSPVTDAQVTVPAHGWRVLSTKKP; encoded by the coding sequence ATGCTTCTTCCCACTCTTCACCGGCCGGGGCGCGTGCTGCTGGGCCTGCTGGGGCTAGCCGCTTGTTCGCCCCCCGACCCAGCTAGCCAGGCCGATACCGCCATTCCGGCCAATTGCCGGCCGCCCGCGCCGTTCACCATTCAGCACCCGGCCTGGGCTACCAATGCCAGCCTCTACCAGGTAAATGTGCGCCAGTACACGCCCGAGGGCACGTTCCGGGCCTTCGAGAAGCACCTACCGCGCCTGCAAAAAATGGGTGTGAGCGTGCTGTGGCTGATGCCGGTGCAGCCCATCGGCGAGGTGAAGCGCAAGGGCAAGCTGGGCAGCCAGTACTCGCTGCGCGACTACCGGAGCGTGAACGCAGAATTTGGCAGCCTGGCTGATTTGCAGCACCTTATAAACGAGGCGCATAAGCTGGGTATGCACGTCATCCTCGACTGGGTGGCCAACCACACCAGCTGGGACAGTGAGTTGAGCAAGCAGCATCCCGACTGGTTTACCCACGATGCGAAGGGCAACTTCGTGCCGCCCGTGGCCGACTGGCAGGATGTCATCGACCTCGACTACTCGAAGCCTGGCCTGCGCCAGTACATGGCCGAAAGCATGGCCTACTGGGTGAAGGACGTGGGTTTCGACGGCTTCCGTTGCGATGTGGCCGGGCTGGTGCCCACCGACTTCTGGGACAGCACGCGGGCTGCTTTGGAGAAGATAAAGCCTGTGTTTATGCTCGCCGAGTGGGACGAATTGCACGACCCGCCCTTCCTGCCTAAAGGCACCTTCACGCCCCATACGCACCTGCTCGAAAAGGCCTTCGATGCCACCTACGCCCTCAAGCTGCACTACCTCCTCGACAGCGTGGCGCAGGGTAAGCGGCCGGTAGCGGCGCTGCCCGGCTACTTCGCGGCCGAGCGCCGGATGTACCCGGCCGGCGTGTACCTAATGAATTTCACCAGCTCGCACGACGTTAACAGCTGGGACAATCCCGAGGGCGTGCGGCTAGGGGCCAATGCCCAGGCCCTGGCCGTGCTCACGGCGCTGGTACCCGGCATTCCGTTGGTTTACAGCGGCCAAGAGGCAGACTCGACCAAAAAGCTGCGCTTTTTCGACAAGGATACCATTCAGTGGAATGGCTACCCGCTCAATGCGTTTTACGCCGCGCTGCTGCACCTCAAGCAAAATAGCCCGGCCCTGCGCAACGGCGACGCCTGCGCCAAATTTACCATCTTGCCGGCCCCGGCCGACTGCTTCGTGTTTGAGCGGGCTAGCGGCGATGGCCGGGCCAAAACCTGGGTGGCCGTGAACCTCGGCGCGCAATCCCAAACGCTTGCCCACCCCGCCGAAACCGTGACCGACGCCTTCGCCGACGTGGGCTCGCCGGTGACGGATGCGCAGGTAACGGTGCCCGCCCACGGCTGGCGCGTGCTCAGTACCAAAAAGCCCTAG
- a CDS encoding GNAT family N-acetyltransferase codes for MHPFTTNRLLLRPLTAADAPGMFALDSDPAVRRYLRGIGGPQAASPADSLATIAYIQAQYAAHGIGRWAVLLRATGEFMGWAGLKLVAGPVNGQRDFYDLGYRFLPRFWGQGYGYEAAQAWLAHGFDVLRLPRICAYADAQNAGSRRILEKIGLAAGNEFVENGTACVWYEAQRPAGR; via the coding sequence GTGCACCCTTTCACCACCAACCGCCTGCTGCTGCGCCCGCTGACAGCCGCCGACGCCCCCGGCATGTTTGCGCTGGATAGCGACCCGGCCGTGCGGCGCTACCTGCGTGGCATTGGCGGCCCGCAGGCGGCTAGCCCGGCCGATAGCCTGGCCACCATTGCCTACATTCAGGCGCAGTACGCGGCCCACGGCATCGGGCGCTGGGCGGTGCTGCTGCGCGCCACCGGCGAGTTTATGGGCTGGGCCGGCCTGAAGCTGGTAGCCGGCCCGGTAAATGGCCAGCGCGATTTTTACGACCTGGGCTACCGGTTCCTGCCGCGCTTCTGGGGTCAGGGCTACGGCTACGAGGCTGCCCAGGCCTGGCTAGCTCATGGCTTTGATGTGCTAAGGCTGCCGCGCATCTGCGCCTACGCCGATGCGCAAAACGCCGGCTCGCGGCGCATTCTGGAGAAAATCGGGCTAGCGGCGGGCAATGAGTTTGTGGAAAATGGCACGGCTTGCGTGTGGTATGAGGCACAACGCCCGGCCGGGCGCTGA
- a CDS encoding phosphatase PAP2 family protein, with product MGVVAFRRRLWLLAGLAWGILGSMAALVVRFGQASVDEPLLLALHRHATPALDGLAIFFTIAGNTWPVAAAGVLTAAALVWAGRRRDAWLFAAGLGGSMLLTQVIKYAVQRPRPALWLSLRPEHTFSFPSGHAMDTAALATALFFVLPRHRRLWALAPLFALSVGMARMYLGVHYPSDVLAGWSSAVGWVLLVQLVAASRAQPTLVAAVD from the coding sequence ATGGGCGTTGTTGCTTTTCGCCGCCGCTTGTGGCTGCTGGCCGGGCTAGCCTGGGGCATATTGGGGAGCATGGCGGCGCTGGTAGTTCGCTTCGGCCAGGCGTCGGTTGATGAGCCGCTGCTGCTGGCGCTGCACCGCCATGCCACGCCGGCGCTCGATGGGCTGGCCATTTTTTTTACCATTGCGGGCAATACCTGGCCCGTGGCAGCGGCCGGCGTGCTCACCGCCGCCGCGCTGGTCTGGGCCGGCCGGCGCCGCGATGCCTGGCTGTTTGCCGCCGGGCTGGGCGGCTCCATGCTGCTCACGCAAGTCATCAAGTACGCGGTGCAGCGGCCCCGGCCGGCGCTGTGGCTCAGCCTGCGGCCCGAGCATACGTTCAGCTTTCCCAGCGGCCACGCCATGGACACGGCGGCGCTGGCCACGGCGCTGTTTTTTGTGCTGCCGCGCCACCGCCGCCTGTGGGCCTTGGCTCCGCTGTTTGCGCTGAGTGTGGGCATGGCACGCATGTATTTGGGCGTGCATTACCCTAGCGATGTGCTGGCGGGCTGGAGCAGCGCCGTAGGCTGGGTGCTGCTGGTGCAGTTGGTGGCCGCTAGCCGTGCCCAGCCCACGCTAGTAGCTGCGGTCGATTAG
- a CDS encoding BlaI/MecI/CopY family transcriptional regulator, with translation MQPPFPELTRAEEQVMQLLWQRGPSYVKDLREALPLPLPALTTVSTIVRILEQKGFVGYEPVGRGYRYHALVAQDDYRRFSLRKLLRGYFGGSFGQLVSFFAQDENLDAAQLDALLRQAPAEGLAPDSPTENQPLA, from the coding sequence ATGCAACCACCATTTCCTGAACTAACCCGCGCCGAAGAGCAGGTGATGCAGCTGCTCTGGCAGCGCGGCCCCAGCTACGTGAAGGACCTGCGCGAGGCCCTGCCGCTGCCGCTGCCGGCCCTTACTACGGTGAGCACCATTGTGCGCATTCTGGAGCAAAAGGGCTTTGTGGGCTACGAGCCGGTGGGGCGGGGCTACCGCTACCACGCCCTGGTGGCGCAGGACGACTACCGGCGCTTCTCATTGCGCAAGCTGCTGCGCGGCTACTTCGGTGGCTCGTTTGGGCAGCTGGTATCCTTTTTTGCCCAGGATGAAAACCTCGATGCCGCCCAGCTCGATGCCCTGCTGCGCCAGGCCCCGGCCGAGGGGCTAGCCCCGGACTCGCCCACCGAAAATCAACCCCTAGCCTAA
- a CDS encoding toxin-antitoxin system YwqK family antitoxin: MPRLLLFSLLLALATACASTKPTGRLDRQGDRQGRYRTYYDDARTQLFMRGRYRHGQPVGRWRYYAQAGEVQHKERYRRHGLSDITYYYPSGRVAKQGHARLADEPDGLHFYWFGDWNYYSPAGALDSVQVYTLGKRTGTRHLSASPMTLAK; encoded by the coding sequence ATGCCTCGTCTTCTGCTATTCAGCCTCCTGCTGGCCCTGGCTACGGCCTGCGCCAGCACCAAGCCCACTGGCCGCCTCGACCGCCAGGGCGACCGCCAAGGGCGCTACCGCACCTACTACGACGATGCCCGCACGCAGCTTTTTATGCGGGGCCGCTACCGGCACGGGCAGCCGGTGGGGCGCTGGCGCTACTACGCGCAAGCCGGCGAAGTGCAGCATAAGGAGCGCTACCGCCGCCACGGCCTCAGCGACATCACCTACTACTACCCTAGCGGCCGGGTGGCGAAGCAGGGCCACGCGCGTCTGGCCGACGAGCCCGATGGCCTGCATTTCTACTGGTTCGGCGACTGGAACTACTACTCGCCCGCCGGGGCGCTCGATAGCGTGCAGGTGTATACCCTGGGCAAACGCACCGGCACCCGCCACCTGAGTGCCAGCCCAATGACGCTTGCTAAGTAG
- a CDS encoding TonB family protein: protein MDTSFLMGWLAGTLVPLGAVWLLFRLVLRRERCFGYNRALLLLAPVVALALPLLPRPNVASWLAPTGAPVLVAGAVALPMPRVVLASAPGWQPDTWLISLYLLGVLVSLSCLAYRYGRLRRATRHLPRERRPGYVLAYTGGRLPTSSFGRTIFWDDTAELTATEATSVLAHELGHVRQGHSHELLWLEVWRALLWFNPFAHLLLPALRLTHELLADWEAMRQVASPADALAPAPPYPSLLARLAVRRVAGPGYSSLVQSFAFSFTLTRIAMLQNQIPVRRWKQWLALPVLGGMFLATACQSNNEPVVPQQAATEKIAEMPLETLQSSMTRILEAKLAPYEQQRRAGQPLSAGQQRSYDYLKQQLKATQEMAPPPPPPPVLTTRPDVAIGEADRVYTYVEQMPHLPGKPGMGAIVEQIQHNLMYPAGPPQEGKVFASFTVNAGGSVGDTKIVKGLSPAYDEAVVSAIQRLPRFEPGQQSGQPVAVSFTVPVTFKVAP from the coding sequence ATGGATACTTCCTTTCTGATGGGCTGGCTAGCAGGTACGCTGGTGCCGCTCGGGGCCGTCTGGCTCTTGTTTCGGCTGGTGCTGCGGCGCGAGCGATGCTTTGGCTACAACCGCGCCTTGCTGCTGCTGGCGCCGGTGGTGGCCTTGGCGCTGCCGCTGCTGCCCCGCCCCAATGTGGCCAGCTGGCTAGCCCCCACTGGCGCGCCGGTGCTAGTAGCGGGGGCGGTAGCGCTGCCCATGCCCCGCGTGGTGCTAGCGTCTGCGCCGGGCTGGCAGCCCGATACATGGCTGATTAGCTTGTATTTGCTCGGGGTGCTGGTATCGCTGAGCTGCCTGGCTTATCGCTACGGGCGGCTGCGGCGCGCTACCCGGCACCTGCCCCGCGAACGCCGGCCCGGCTACGTGCTCGCCTATACCGGCGGGCGCCTGCCCACGAGCTCCTTCGGCCGCACCATTTTTTGGGATGATACAGCCGAACTGACTGCTACGGAGGCTACGTCGGTGCTGGCGCATGAGCTAGGGCACGTGCGCCAGGGGCACAGCCACGAGCTGTTATGGCTCGAAGTGTGGCGAGCGCTGCTCTGGTTCAATCCCTTCGCCCACCTACTGCTACCGGCCCTGCGCCTCACCCACGAGCTGCTGGCCGACTGGGAAGCCATGCGGCAAGTGGCTAGCCCCGCCGATGCGCTGGCCCCGGCGCCGCCCTACCCCTCGCTGCTGGCCCGGCTGGCCGTGCGCCGCGTGGCCGGGCCGGGCTACTCATCCCTGGTTCAATCGTTTGCCTTTTCCTTCACCTTAACCCGAATTGCCATGTTGCAGAATCAGATTCCTGTGCGCCGCTGGAAGCAGTGGCTAGCCTTGCCCGTGCTGGGTGGGATGTTTTTGGCTACGGCTTGCCAGTCGAACAACGAGCCGGTAGTGCCCCAGCAAGCGGCCACCGAAAAGATAGCGGAAATGCCCTTGGAAACGCTCCAGAGCAGCATGACCAGGATACTGGAAGCAAAGTTAGCCCCGTATGAACAGCAGCGACGCGCTGGACAGCCTCTTTCGGCCGGGCAACAGCGGTCGTATGACTACCTCAAGCAGCAGCTTAAAGCCACCCAGGAAATGGCCCCGCCGCCGCCGCCGCCACCTGTGCTGACTACCCGGCCCGACGTAGCCATTGGGGAGGCCGATAGAGTCTACACCTACGTCGAGCAGATGCCTCATCTGCCCGGCAAACCCGGCATGGGCGCCATCGTCGAGCAGATTCAGCACAACCTCATGTACCCAGCCGGCCCGCCCCAGGAGGGGAAAGTGTTCGCCAGCTTCACGGTGAATGCCGGTGGCAGCGTGGGCGATACGAAGATTGTGAAAGGGTTATCTCCAGCCTACGACGAGGCCGTGGTGTCAGCTATCCAACGGCTGCCACGCTTCGAGCCCGGCCAGCAAAGCGGCCAGCCGGTGGCCGTGAGTTTCACGGTGCCGGTTACGTTTAAAGTAGCGCCTTGA
- a CDS encoding transglutaminase family protein, producing MATYKIQHRTRYAYAAPVIDCANQLMIYPLPDARLTVKSHLVHITGQPEVAVFTDYFGNQVGVFSLIQPHAELVIDSLAEVETHAIQFPMDEESAEAQWAQLASLRTDVAFMDFLKVPPAEVEAELRAALGGIVTFGAKPLKQALELSEYVHDNFQYQQGVTSIETPIEDIWRLRAGVCQDFAHLLLHLLRLNGLPARYVSGYVCPREEGVRGAGATHAWVEVYIPF from the coding sequence ATGGCTACTTATAAAATTCAGCACCGCACGCGCTACGCCTACGCCGCGCCCGTTATCGACTGCGCCAACCAGCTGATGATATACCCGCTGCCCGATGCGCGCCTCACGGTGAAAAGCCACCTCGTGCACATTACCGGGCAGCCCGAGGTGGCGGTGTTCACCGATTATTTTGGCAATCAAGTGGGCGTGTTTTCGCTCATTCAGCCGCACGCCGAGCTAGTCATCGACTCGCTGGCCGAGGTCGAAACCCACGCCATCCAGTTTCCGATGGATGAGGAGAGCGCCGAGGCGCAGTGGGCCCAGCTGGCTAGCCTGCGCACCGACGTAGCCTTTATGGACTTTCTGAAAGTGCCGCCCGCCGAGGTCGAAGCCGAGCTGCGGGCGGCGCTAGGGGGCATCGTCACGTTCGGGGCCAAGCCGCTGAAACAGGCGCTCGAACTATCAGAATACGTGCACGATAACTTCCAGTACCAGCAAGGCGTGACGAGCATTGAAACGCCCATTGAAGACATTTGGCGGCTGCGGGCGGGCGTGTGCCAGGACTTTGCGCACCTGCTGCTGCACCTGCTGCGCCTCAACGGCTTGCCCGCCCGCTACGTGAGCGGCTACGTGTGCCCCCGCGAGGAGGGCGTGCGTGGGGCGGGCGCCACCCACGCCTGGGTCGAAGTCTACATCCCGTTCTAA